Proteins encoded by one window of Nicotiana tabacum cultivar K326 chromosome 10, ASM71507v2, whole genome shotgun sequence:
- the LOC107790162 gene encoding uncharacterized protein LOC107790162, with protein MSDLSVNAHEIQYARRCRCGLIALYLTAWSDANTGRRFYKCPRSKVSCCGFFEWIDEELPRRAMMMMQDLKTKLDAAKVERNNLRNKVYDMEQATIVQRGPMKMKVEELEDAIKAERDNSKNLFDEMKDVITVERHNLKMKLDEMEKFQLVEAEKASNLEVKVKKMRTIILISWALLFALVVVGMMK; from the exons ATGTCTGATTTATCTGTGAATGCGCATGAAATTCAATATGCAAGAAGGTGTCGTTGCGGATTGATTGCACTATATTTGACAGCTTGGTCAGACGCCAATACTGGGAGAAGGTTCTACAAATGCCCAAGATCCAAG GTTAGTTGTTGCGGGTTTTTTGAATGGATTGACGAAGAGCTCCCTCGTCGAGCGATGATGATGATGCAAGATTTAAAAACTAAACTTGATGCTGCTAAGGTTGAGAGGAACAATTTGAGGAATAAAGTTTATGACATGGAACAAGCTACGATTGTTCAAAGGGGCCCTATGAAGATGAAAGTTGAGGAATTAGAGGATGCTATTAAAGCCGAAAGAGACAACTCTAAGAACTTGTTTGATGAAATGAAAGATGTTATCACGGTTGAAAGGCATAATTTGAAGATGAAACTTGACGAAATGGAGAAATTTCAACTTGTGGAAGCTGAAAAAGCTAGTAATTTAGAGGTCAAAGTGAAGAAGATGAGAACAATCATTTTGATTTCATGGGCTTTGTTATTTGCTTTGGTTGTCGTAGGGATGATGAAGTGA
- the LOC142165044 gene encoding uncharacterized protein LOC142165044, with translation MYICFNAMKLGFKQVLRPFIGLDGTFLKGHCKGQLLVSVAQDCMNHFYPLAWAVVDKENTLTWTSFLELLKHSLNLKDGTNITFMSDMQKGLLEAVRTVLPLSNHRFCMRHIEANWSKRIRISGEMKKYLWWSAWSTYGEDFKDQLKNLGELSVDAAKDLLRYPPQNWCRSYFDTLCKNHKVDNNFIESFNSWILEARVKPILKMLEDIIIKIMNRLREKEEDARTWEESSVLTARSCMLLI, from the exons ATGTACATATGCTTCAATGCAATGAAGTTGGGGTTCAAACAAGTGCTGAGACCATTCATTGGACTAGATGGGACTTTCTTAAAGGGCCATTGCAAGGGGCAACTATTGGTGTCTGTTGCACAAGATTGCATGAATCATTTCTATCCCTTGGCCTGGGCTGTAGTTGACAAGGAAAATACCTTGACATGGACATCGTTTCTGGAGCTGCTGAAACACTCATTGAATCTGAAAGATGGAACCAATATTACATTTATGTCTGATATGCAAAAG GGTTTGTTGGAAGCAGTAAGAACTGTCCTCCCTCTCTCAAATCACAGGTTTTGTATGAGGCATATTGAAGCCAACTGGAGTAAGAGAATCAGAATTTCAGGAGAGATGAAAAAATACCTATGGTGGTCTGCTTGGAGCACTTATGGGGAGGACTTTAAAGATCAACTAAAGAATCTTGGTGAATTGTCTGTTGATGCTGCCAAGGATTTGCTTAGGTATCCACCACAGAATTGGTGTAGATCATACTTTGATACATTGTGCAAAAATCATAAGGTGGACAATAATTTTATAGAATCATTCAACTCTTGGATCTTAGAAGCAAGAGTCAAGCCTATCCTGAAGATGCTTGAGGATATTATAATCAAGATCATGAATAGGTTGAGAGAGAAGGAAGAAGATgctagaacatgggaggagagtTCAGTCCTAACTGCAAGAAGTTGTATGCTGCTTATTTGA